One region of Catenulispora sp. MAP5-51 genomic DNA includes:
- a CDS encoding ABC transporter substrate-binding protein, with amino-acid sequence MRKALSAILATVAAGWMAVSLVIVLAAYVSASGDSSGSASSSTATSSTAAGSTSTAAGELRLGYFANVTHASAVVGVAHGDFAKALGSTKLTTQLYNAGPAEMTALLGGQLDAAYVGPSSALSAFVTSHGQALRIVAGATTGGAELVVKPSIGSAADLKGKVLATPQKGNTQDVALRYWLKQNGLTANADGTGDVSVDPQDNATTLDQFKAGHIDGAWLPEPWASRMVLEAGAKVLVDERSLWPNGQFATTNLVVSTTFLNAHPDTVKALIDGQIAANQWITADPADAQKLVNDQLKALTGKALSAAEIQRAFTEQQVTDDPNASTLQASSDHAVAVSLLKKTDLHGIFDLTLLNTELAKDGLATASDGGLAAK; translated from the coding sequence ATGCGTAAGGCCCTCTCCGCGATCCTCGCCACGGTCGCTGCCGGCTGGATGGCCGTGTCGCTGGTGATCGTGCTCGCCGCGTACGTCTCGGCCTCCGGCGACTCGTCCGGATCGGCCTCGTCCTCGACCGCCACGTCGTCGACCGCCGCGGGCTCCACGTCCACGGCGGCCGGTGAACTGCGGCTCGGCTACTTCGCGAACGTCACGCACGCCTCCGCGGTGGTCGGGGTCGCCCACGGCGACTTCGCCAAGGCCCTGGGCTCCACCAAACTCACCACACAGCTCTACAACGCCGGCCCCGCGGAGATGACCGCGCTGCTCGGCGGCCAGCTGGATGCGGCTTATGTCGGACCGTCCTCGGCGCTGTCGGCGTTCGTGACGTCGCACGGCCAGGCGCTGCGCATCGTCGCCGGGGCCACGACCGGGGGTGCGGAGCTGGTGGTCAAGCCGTCCATCGGCTCGGCAGCCGATCTGAAGGGCAAGGTGCTGGCCACGCCGCAGAAGGGCAACACCCAGGACGTCGCGCTGCGCTACTGGCTCAAGCAGAACGGCCTGACCGCCAACGCCGACGGCACCGGCGACGTCTCGGTGGACCCGCAGGACAACGCGACCACCCTGGACCAGTTCAAGGCCGGGCACATCGACGGTGCCTGGCTGCCGGAGCCGTGGGCCTCGCGGATGGTGCTGGAGGCCGGGGCGAAGGTGCTCGTCGACGAGCGCAGCCTGTGGCCGAACGGGCAGTTCGCCACCACCAACCTGGTGGTGTCCACGACCTTCCTGAACGCGCACCCGGACACCGTCAAGGCCCTGATTGACGGGCAGATCGCGGCCAACCAGTGGATCACCGCCGATCCCGCCGACGCCCAGAAGCTGGTCAACGACCAGCTGAAGGCGCTCACCGGCAAGGCCCTGTCCGCCGCCGAGATCCAGCGCGCCTTCACCGAGCAGCAGGTCACCGACGATCCGAACGCGTCCACGTTGCAGGCCTCGTCCGACCACGCCGTGGCTGTCAGTCTTCTGAAGAAGACCGATCTGCACGGCATCTTCGACCTGACGCTGCTGAACACC